The proteins below come from a single Acidimicrobiia bacterium genomic window:
- a CDS encoding ATP-dependent Clp protease proteolytic subunit, whose product MAHVLVPTVIEQSPRGERAFDVYSRLLQERVVFLGTEIDGDSANLVVAQLLHLEAANPERDINLYVNSPGGEMTALFAIYDTMQHVAPDVATTCVGQAASAAAVILAAGAPGKRAILPHARVLMHQPHGGVQGQSTDIEIAAREVAAQRGAMVDALARHTGQTRDQVERDIDRDFILRGEDAVAYGVVDYVLEQRVLTAAATATPSTNGHARVTR is encoded by the coding sequence GTGGCGCACGTCCTCGTCCCGACCGTGATCGAGCAGAGTCCCCGCGGCGAGCGCGCGTTCGATGTCTACTCCCGCCTGCTGCAGGAACGGGTCGTGTTCCTCGGCACCGAGATCGACGGCGACAGCGCCAACCTCGTCGTCGCGCAGCTCCTGCACCTCGAGGCGGCGAACCCGGAACGCGACATCAACCTGTACGTGAACAGCCCGGGCGGCGAGATGACCGCGCTGTTCGCGATCTACGACACGATGCAGCACGTCGCACCGGACGTCGCGACCACGTGCGTCGGTCAAGCGGCGTCCGCGGCCGCCGTCATCCTCGCCGCCGGCGCCCCGGGCAAGCGGGCGATCCTCCCGCACGCACGGGTCCTGATGCACCAGCCGCACGGTGGCGTCCAGGGGCAGTCCACCGACATCGAGATCGCCGCGCGCGAGGTCGCGGCGCAGAGGGGCGCGATGGTCGACGCGCTCGCGCGTCACACTGGCCAGACGCGCGACCAGGTTGAGCGCGACATCGATCGCGACTTCATCCTGCGCGGCGAGGACGCGGTCGCGTACGGCGTCGTCGACTACGTGCTCGAGCAGCGCGTGCTCACGGCCGCCGCGACGGCGACGCCCTCGACGAACGGCCACGCGCGCGTAACGCGCTAG